TCGCCGTCTGCCGCTCAGCAGGTGGCGACGGGCACGCTCTATGGTCGCGTCGAAGACGAGGCCGCGCAGTCTGTGGTCGGCGCCGAGGTCATTCTCGACAATGGGCCGCTGCGGGGCGTGAGCGACGGTCAAGGCGCGTTTCGCATCGCGGGGGTTCCCGTCGGGCCACACACCATGCACATCCACTGCCGTGGCTACCGGTCGGCGACAGGCCAGGTGAAGGTCTTGCAGGGGGTGGAGCGCAGCGTCCTCGTGGGGCTAAAGCGCTCAGGCGCACCCCCCGTGGCGAGAACGGGCGTGTACACCGTCAATGCCTACAGCTACACGGTATCGGGGCGCAAGCGCTGGGTGCGTCGCATCGAGGTGTGGGAGTACGGCAACGGATCGAAGCACTGGTCGGGCTACTGGTCAACCCCGCTCTCGCCTCGCTCGCTGGCCTGCAACGGCGTGACCCTGGGCCGTTCGTATCGCGTTCGCGTGATATGGCGCGGACGCAGCGGCCGCGACTACACCGGGACCTACACGCGCACGCCGAGCAGCGAGCACCAGACGGTGAGCTTCTACAATCCCTAGCGCGCGCTGTCCGGAAGATTCAACCCCGCCTCCTGCCGCTCATCCCGACGGTTCCACGTCGACCCGCGCGATGCAACATTCGTTGCGCCACGTGTTCATGGCGTGGTTTCCCCTGGCCCTGAGCTTCGAGCTGATGATGATGGAGGCGCCGTCGCTGCAGGCCGCCGTGGGACGACTGGCCGACCCTCGCCTCAATCTCGCGGCCTGGGGACTCACCATCTCGCTCTCGCTGCTCATCGAGAGTCCCGTCATCATGCTGCTGCCAACCTCCATCGCGCTGAGTCGATCGCGTCCGGCGTTCGACACGCTGCGTCGCTTCGTGCTCAGACTGTGCGTGGCATGCACGGCACTCACCGCGGCGCTCGCACTCACACCGCTCTACGCCCGCGTCACCGAGGCGATCATGCGTCAGCCGGCCGATATCGTCGAGGCTGCGCGACCGGCTCTTGGCATCATGCTGCTGTGGACGGGGGCCATCGGATATCGTCGGTTCTATCAAGGCCTGCTGGTGCGGGCGCGCCAGGCGAACCGCGTGTCGTGGGGAACGGGGGTTCGACTGGTGACGGTGCTTGCCACCGCGGTCTTCCTGGTGCGTCATGGGCAGATGCCGGGGGTTCAGGTCGCCGCAACGGCCATCATGGTGGGGGTCATCTCGGAAGCGTTTGTCACGCGCCTGTTCGCGCGCGAGGCGGTGCGCGACCTGGACGCGGACGACGCGGAAGAGGCGCCGCTCACCACGCGCGATGTCGTTCGCTTTCACACGCCGCTTGCG
The Pseudomonadota bacterium DNA segment above includes these coding regions:
- a CDS encoding carboxypeptidase regulatory-like domain-containing protein, with protein sequence SPSAAQQVATGTLYGRVEDEAAQSVVGAEVILDNGPLRGVSDGQGAFRIAGVPVGPHTMHIHCRGYRSATGQVKVLQGVERSVLVGLKRSGAPPVARTGVYTVNAYSYTVSGRKRWVRRIEVWEYGNGSKHWSGYWSTPLSPRSLACNGVTLGRSYRVRVIWRGRSGRDYTGTYTRTPSSEHQTVSFYNP